The Malus domestica chromosome 06, GDT2T_hap1 genome has a segment encoding these proteins:
- the LOC103420534 gene encoding probable methyltransferase PMT18, with product MTMDCSGGSPKHHYLESKKKRLTWIFGVSALCIVCYMIGAWQTISAPVNQSELYQRVSCDETLSQSRNKTSSSMSSSSLHLDFESHHQADINKTKAVQKFPPCDMSYSEYTPCQDPTRGNKFNRNMWKNRERHCPTQEEQLFCLIPAPPKYKIPFKWPRSRDFAWYDNIPHRELSIEKAGQNWIQVMGDRFRFPGGGTMFRRGADAYIDDINALIPLTKGNIRTAIDTGCGVASWGAYLLKRDIVTMSFAPRDTHEAQVQFALERGVPAMIGALASKRLPYPARAFDMAHCSRCLIPWMNYGNGMYLIEVDRVLRPGGYWILSGPPIHWKKNWRGWNRTREDLKQEQDSIESVAKRLCWKKVIEKNDLAIWQKPINHVKCVKSRKVYKTPHICKSDNPDMAWERDMERCITPLQETSNPNDVAGGALEKWPERAFAVPPRISSGSIPGITAEKLREDNQLWKERVEQYKRIIPISNGRYRNVMDMNAYLGGFAAALSKYPVWVMNTVPANSNQDTLGVIYERGFIGTYQDWCEAFSTYPRTYDLIHAGGVFSIYQDRCDITLILLEMDRILRPEGTVVFRDTVEILVKIKAITDGMRWKSQIMDHESGHLATYSNRPFNPEKIPLAEKTYWTGEEKKRKVVEMW from the exons atgaccATGGATTGTAGTGGTGGATCGCCAAAGCACCATTACCTAGAATCCAAGAAGAAGAGGCTCACTTGGATCTTCGGGGTTAGTGCCCTCTGCATAGTATGTTACATGATAGGAGCTTGGCAAACCATTTCTGCCCCTGTCAATCAATCTGAGCTCTACCAAAGGGTCAGTTGTGATGAAACGTTATCTCAGTCCCGGAACAAAACTTCCTCATCCATGTCATCATCATCGCTTCACTTGGACTTCGAAAGCCATCATCAAGCGGACATCAACAAAACCAAGGCTGTTCAGAAGTTCCCACCGTGTGACATGTCCTACAGCGAGTACACTCCATGCCAGGATCCAACAAGGGGGAATAAATTCAACAGGAACATGTGGAAAAACAGAGAGAGGCATTGCCCTACCCAAGAAGAACAACTTTTTTGCCTTATTCCTGCTCCGCCAAAGTATAAGATCCCTTTCAAGTGGCCTCGGAGTCGTGATTTTGCTTGGTATGACAACATTCCCCATAGAGAACTCAGCATTGAGAAAGCTGGCCAGAATTGGATTCAAGTCATGGGTGACAGGTTTAGATTCCCCGGGGGAGGTACCATGTTTCGGAGGGGAGCTGATGCGTACATAGATGACATTAACGCGCTCATTCCTCTCACTAAGGGCAACATCAGAACTGCAATTGATACTGGCTGTGGT GTAGCCAGTTGGGGTGCTTACCTGTTGAAGAGGGACATCGTGACAATGTCTTTTGCGCCAAGAGATACGCACGAAGCACAGGTCCAGTTTGCATTGGAGCGCGGAGTTCCTGCTATGATTGGTGCCCTGGCTTCAAAGAGGCTTCCCTACCCTGCAAGAGCTTTCGATATGGCCCATTGTTCCCGCTGCTTGATCCCTTGGATGAACTATGGTAA TGGTATGTATCTAATTGAAGTGGACAGAGTTCTAAGGCCTGGTGGTTATTGGATTCTTTCTGGGCCGCCTATTCACTGGAAAAAGAACTGGAGGGGATGGAACAGAACTCGAGAGGATTTAAAACAAGAGCAAGATTCTATTGAGTCTGTTGCAAAGCGCCTGTGCTGGAAGAAGGTGATCGAGAAGAACGATCTTGCAATCTGGCAAAAACCTATAAACCACGTCAAATGCGTTAAGAGCAGGAAGGTGTATAAAACACCACATATATGCAAATCAGACAATCCAGATATGGCTTG GGAAAGAGACATGGAGAGATGCATTACTCCTCTACAGGAGACCAGCAATCCCAATGACGTTGCTGGTGGGGCGTTGGAGAAATGGCCAGAGCGTGCATTTGCTGTCCCTCCTAGAATCAGCAGTGGTTCAATACCAGGAATCACTGCTGAGAAACTCCGCGAGGATAATCAACTGTGGAAAGAAAGGGTGGAACAATACAAGCGTATCATACCAATTTCCAATGGAAGGTATAGGAATGTGATGGACATGAATGCTTACCTCGGTGGATTTGCTGCAGCGTTGTCAAAATATCCAGTGTGGGTTATGAACACAGTCCCTGCCAACTCAAACCAGGACACTCTTGGAGTGATTTACGAACGGGGTTTCATTGGAACATACCAGGATTGGTGCGAGGCATTTTCAACTTATCCCAGAACATATGATCTCATCCACGCTGGGGGAGTCTTCAGCATATATCAGGACAG GTGTGACATAACACTCATTTTACTGGAGATGGATAGGATTCTGAGGCCGGAAGGAACTGTTGTGTTCAGGGATACTGTAGAGATCCTGGTGAAAATAAAGGCGATTACCGACGGAATGAGGTGGAAGAGCCAAATTATGGATCATGAAA gtggccacttggccacatactcCAACAGACCTTTTAATCCAGAGAAAATTCCTCTTGCTGAGAAAACTTACTGGACTggcgaagaaaaaaaaagaaaggtagTAGAGATGTGGTAG